CTCCGCGGCAAATACCCGCGCATCCTGGACGATCCAGAAAAGGGTCCGGAAGCCCGCCGTCTGTTTGCCGACGCCAACCGACTGCTGGACGAAATCATCGCGAACGGTTGGCTCCAGGCACACGGCGTGGTCGGACTGTTTCCGGCCAACAGTCAGGGCGACGACGTGCTTGTGTTTGCGGACGAGTCGCGGCGCGACGTGCAGGCCGTGCTGCATTTTCTGCGCCAGCAGACGCCCAAGCGGGTTGGCCAGCCCAATCGTTCCCTGGCCGACTATGTGGCGCCGGTCGATAGTGGCCGCGCCGACTACATCGGGGCCTTCGCCGTAACGGCCGGCCATGGACTGGAAGAACTTGTGGCCCGCTTCGAGCGCACACACGACGACTACCAGGCCATCCTGGCCAAAGCACTGGCCGACCGGCTGGCCGAGGCTTTTGCCGAGCTGCTGCACGAACGCGTCCGGCGCGAACTATGGGGTTATGCCCCGGACGAACGCTTGACCAACGAAGAACTGATCGCTGAACGGTACCGGGGCATCCGACCGGCCCCGGGCTATCCGGCCTGTCCTGACCATACGGAGAAATGGACGCTCTGGGAGCTGCTGGAAGTCGAACGCCACACGGGCATCCAGCTTACAGAGCACCTGGCCATGTATCCGACCGCCTCGGTATGTGGCTACTATCTGGCCCATCCCGAAGCGTCCTACTTCAACGTGGGGCATCTGGGCATGGACCAGATCGAAGATTATGCCCGGCGTAAGGGCATGACCGTCGAAGAAGTCGAACGCTGGCTGGCGCCGCGTCTGGCCTACGATCCGGCCACCCGGGCCAACGCCGCATAGACTTCTCGGCCTCCTGTACTCCGCCCTTTTTGCCCTGCGTCGATACCAGCCGGCGATCTCTTCTTGCGCTAAAGACACACGCCGATTGGTGAGGCAGACCAGCAGGACGCCTCTCATCGCATCCCTCGCCTTTCCAGACCATCCGCTCTACTCAAGACGCTCCGTGCCGGCGATATGCCTGGGCCTGCCAAACGCCCCCTCAGCCCTTCGGGCAGCTCCCCCTCAAGGGAGAACAGGCTTTCCTGGCTCGCCCCTGCAAATTGTAGTGCGACCGTATAATCATCAGACAAAACGGTCGTTATCAGATCCCCCTCCTCCGGGGAGGGGACTCCAACCAACCTCGCCAACTCGGCCGCTGCGCTTTTTCTGATCGCAGCGTTGGCTTCACCACCAGCCCCCCTCAGCCCTTCGGGCAGCTCCCCCTCAAGGGGGGGCAAAACTTCCGGTTGACCACGTAACGCTTACTCCAGCACGATTGTCCAATTCCTGACCACGTTTCTTAATAATGACCCCCTCCCCTCTGGGGAGGGGGTCAGGAGGAGGGGCGCCAACCATTCCCGCACACCCAAACGCCGCACTGTTCTTCAGAACAGCCCTGCCGATGCAGCTCCGACGTAGGAGCTTGCCTACATGCCCTGTACCAGAGCCGTCCTGGGAGAACCTCATTGAAAAAGCGCTCATTCGCTGTTTAATCTGGCTCATCGACCGTGCCAGTAATGGCCGGCAGCCAGATCGTAAACCGGCTTCCTTTTCCCTTCGTGCTGCTCACTTCAATCCGACCACCCATGAGCTCAACCAGACGCTGCGCGATCGTCAGCCCCAGCCCCAATCCCTCGTGCGTTCGATTTAAGCCACTGGAGCCCTGCCAGAACGCATTAAACATATGCGACAATGCATCGGCCGCAATGCCCGGGCCGGTATCTTCAATAACGATTCCGGCCTGACTGCCCTGTTGTTGAAAGTACATGCGCACCTGTCCTCGCTCGGTAAACTTGATAGCATTATCGAGCAGGTGCTCGACGGCCCGCTCCAGCAGATTCGGATCGGCCTGAACCTCCACCAGCGGTCCTGGTTGTACTAAAAACTGTAACCCTTTCTGTTCGGCCTGTGCTCGATACGTAGCAAGCAGCGATTGCAGAGCGTCGGGCAGACAGACGCACTGGCGTTGTACCAATATGGAACGAGCCTCAAGCTGGGCCAGGTCAAGCACCTCGTCCAGCGTTCGCAAAAGCCGCCGGGCCCCATCGCTTATAAGGGTGGCAAACTCATACAGCCTAGTGCCGGCTGCCACCTCTTCTCGGATCAGATTGGCAAAGCCGATGACAGCCGTAAGGGGTGTGCGAAATTCATGGCTCAGATTGGTCAGCAAAGCCGACTTGAGTCGGTGCATTGTCTCGGCCTCTTCCCGTGCCCGGATCAGCTCTGCTTCATAGCGCAGCCGCTCGGTAAGATCGCGCACGATCAACAGGGTGTCTGTCTCGTGCCCGCGCGTGATGGTCGTAGCGGAGAGCTCAACGGTGAAGCGCGTCCCGTCGCATCGGCGAACCGCAAGTCGCACCGGGGTCTCCGTGGTGGTCAACGTTTCGTCCAGCCCCGGCAACAACCGTAGGACTGGCTGCCCCAGCACCTCGACCGCCCGGCATGCAAAGAGTCGTTCAGCGGCTCGATTAAACAGCACGATGCGCTGCGCCGCATCAAGCATCAGCATAGCATCACCGGCCTGTTCGAGCACAGCCGTCAACTGCTGTTCTCGGGCCTGCAGTAGCGCCTGCTGGCGTGCTCGTTCCAGCGCCACCGCGGTCAGGTGCGTAGCCAGTGCTACCAGCTCGCGGTCGCGGGTATCCGGTGGCCCCGGCTTCCGATAGTAGAGGGCAAAGGTGCCCAGTACCTCTCCGTCGGATGCCAGGACGGGCGTCGACCAGCAGGCCCGAAGGCCATGTGCCAGGGCCAGCTCCCGATAGGGTGTCCATCGGGGATCG
The sequence above is a segment of the Rhodothermus sp. genome. Coding sequences within it:
- a CDS encoding ATP-binding protein, encoding MRIGEQIWKATGGLYLGAHVEALDAQVRVRQTPLVLEGALSGVPKIHFYAGVPVGEVGVLAVADVRERSFSPEQRLLLEMLGELVAHLWRQEQAQRVRSRLERLLRGKAEMLEHIAKGRALPEVLDRIARWLEAESDTGALVSILVLHEDRVFHGAAPSLPEAYCRAIDGQRIGPAAGTCGTAAYHRTTVVTEDIATDPRWTPYRELALAHGLRACWSTPVLASDGEVLGTFALYYRKPGPPDTRDRELVALATHLTAVALERARQQALLQAREQQLTAVLEQAGDAMLMLDAAQRIVLFNRAAERLFACRAVEVLGQPVLRLLPGLDETLTTTETPVRLAVRRCDGTRFTVELSATTITRGHETDTLLIVRDLTERLRYEAELIRAREEAETMHRLKSALLTNLSHEFRTPLTAVIGFANLIREEVAAGTRLYEFATLISDGARRLLRTLDEVLDLAQLEARSILVQRQCVCLPDALQSLLATYRAQAEQKGLQFLVQPGPLVEVQADPNLLERAVEHLLDNAIKFTERGQVRMYFQQQGSQAGIVIEDTGPGIAADALSHMFNAFWQGSSGLNRTHEGLGLGLTIAQRLVELMGGRIEVSSTKGKGSRFTIWLPAITGTVDEPD